The following proteins come from a genomic window of Trichocoleus desertorum ATA4-8-CV12:
- a CDS encoding aromatic ring-hydroxylating dioxygenase subunit alpha, producing MELTTTLKGQTVRNAVREVGINPDYWYAVGWANKLKSNEVMPVQIWQQAIAVYRDATGQLHALEDACPHKGVALHKGKVHGTNLACRYHGWEFDGQGDCVKIPYFPPEQKLPCAQARSYPIQEKYNIIWIFPGDPALAETFSPPEIPEFDHPDFFMVPVTGHFKSHFSICNENSMDVFHGFLHENLQGWFDPILTSLRETENSVCADYQVSYKGKLAKFLGLAEEAEQVTTKTVSVEYRYPHYQSSLEGVSSLYLMRLPIGPTQSASFAMFFLRVKLPKWFLRSLEPVLQPLLEQHVFMKFLNQDIEMMESEQRRYLDNPQRRYVEVNPAIIAVQRLIVRQYEQFVQKSSQSEDPESGNPDNFVSFSKAMASSPAELTTESPVG from the coding sequence ATGGAATTGACGACAACCTTAAAAGGGCAAACGGTTCGGAATGCAGTGCGAGAAGTAGGGATTAACCCAGACTACTGGTATGCCGTGGGTTGGGCTAACAAGCTGAAGTCGAACGAAGTAATGCCCGTCCAAATTTGGCAGCAGGCGATCGCGGTTTACCGAGATGCGACAGGCCAGCTCCATGCCCTCGAAGATGCCTGCCCTCATAAAGGTGTGGCGCTACACAAAGGCAAAGTGCATGGCACCAACTTGGCTTGTCGCTATCACGGCTGGGAGTTTGATGGCCAAGGCGACTGCGTCAAAATTCCTTATTTCCCGCCTGAGCAAAAATTGCCCTGTGCCCAAGCACGGAGCTACCCCATCCAAGAGAAGTACAATATTATTTGGATTTTTCCGGGCGATCCAGCGCTGGCTGAAACTTTTTCTCCCCCAGAGATTCCAGAGTTTGACCATCCTGACTTTTTCATGGTGCCCGTGACAGGACACTTTAAATCTCATTTCTCTATCTGCAACGAAAACTCAATGGATGTATTTCATGGGTTTTTGCACGAAAATTTGCAGGGTTGGTTCGATCCCATTCTGACCAGCTTGCGAGAAACTGAAAACAGCGTCTGTGCCGATTATCAGGTGTCTTATAAAGGAAAGCTGGCGAAATTTCTGGGTTTGGCTGAGGAAGCTGAGCAAGTGACGACCAAGACTGTTTCTGTAGAATATCGTTATCCGCACTATCAAAGTTCCTTGGAGGGCGTTTCTAGTCTCTACTTAATGCGATTGCCGATTGGCCCCACCCAAAGCGCTTCTTTTGCCATGTTCTTTTTGCGGGTGAAGTTGCCCAAGTGGTTTTTGCGATCGCTGGAGCCTGTGCTACAACCGTTGCTAGAGCAGCACGTGTTCATGAAATTTCTCAATCAAGATATTGAGATGATGGAAAGTGAGCAGCGCCGTTACCTAGACAACCCGCAGCGCCGCTATGTGGAAGTAAATCCAGCGATCATTGCAGTGCAGCGATTAATTGTCCGGCAGTATGAGCAATTTGTGCAAAAATCTAGTCAATCAGAAGATCCCGAAAGTGGGAACCCAGACAACTTTGTTTCTTTCTCTAAGGCTATGGCTTCTAGCCCAGCCGAACTAACTACAGAAAGCCCAGTCGGATGA
- a CDS encoding aminotransferase class I/II-fold pyridoxal phosphate-dependent enzyme: protein MQVIKEYVQRWYESELEPDEYICHAKQGNLVELEDVKTGDRRTALTFCTNDVLGLVQAESVKQAAIDSILQYGTSNSSCSVLSGRIDLHRQLEDEISAFKHLPHTQLFLNAWMAMQALMDAFCHLAIPVPGFQHTRETLILTDVLNHGCIVSAISNAGTRSGKLFGHSPRVRVRAYRHCDVNDLATKLRRYARPEDRIMVVSDAVFSMDGDIAPLPDILNVMQNYEGSVLMMDEAHASGAIGATGRGIYEHFNLTPQQAIERGVVPLIMTTFSKFAASAGAAISSHVAELKPLLNVSPTSIGTISLPPPLTAAALESIKIVRREPERVRQLQENTAYLRSRLAEQDFLAIGETNVVPVILPSEINPKLFGRLLLENYGIWVSPIWFIAKPRLRVTVNALHTKEEMDRLVAGLVATRNVLYKPTISA from the coding sequence GTGCAAGTTATTAAAGAATATGTTCAGCGCTGGTATGAGAGCGAACTTGAACCGGATGAATACATCTGCCACGCCAAGCAAGGAAATTTAGTTGAGCTTGAGGATGTCAAAACAGGCGATCGCCGCACAGCTTTAACCTTCTGCACCAATGATGTCCTGGGACTGGTTCAAGCAGAGTCCGTTAAACAGGCGGCGATCGATAGCATTCTGCAATACGGCACTTCCAACAGTTCTTGCTCCGTCTTGAGTGGTCGCATTGATTTGCATCGGCAGCTCGAAGATGAAATTTCGGCCTTCAAGCATTTGCCCCACACCCAACTATTTCTAAATGCTTGGATGGCAATGCAAGCTCTCATGGACGCTTTCTGTCATCTAGCCATTCCTGTGCCCGGTTTTCAGCATACACGAGAAACATTAATTCTCACTGACGTACTGAACCACGGTTGCATTGTGTCCGCGATCTCGAATGCAGGGACTCGCTCTGGTAAGCTGTTTGGTCATAGCCCGCGTGTGCGAGTGCGTGCCTACCGCCACTGCGATGTCAACGATTTGGCCACCAAACTGCGCCGTTATGCTAGACCCGAAGACCGCATCATGGTGGTTTCGGATGCAGTGTTCTCGATGGATGGCGATATTGCTCCTCTGCCCGACATTCTCAATGTGATGCAGAATTACGAAGGCAGCGTCTTAATGATGGATGAAGCTCATGCCAGCGGTGCGATCGGTGCCACTGGGAGAGGTATCTATGAGCACTTCAATCTCACCCCTCAGCAAGCGATCGAGCGGGGCGTGGTGCCGCTGATCATGACGACTTTCTCTAAGTTTGCGGCGTCGGCTGGAGCAGCGATTAGTAGTCACGTTGCTGAACTAAAGCCATTGTTAAATGTGTCACCCACCTCAATTGGCACCATTTCTCTTCCCCCACCGCTCACCGCTGCGGCTTTAGAGAGCATCAAAATAGTGCGACGGGAGCCAGAACGGGTGCGCCAGTTGCAGGAAAATACAGCTTACTTGCGATCGCGCTTGGCTGAGCAAGACTTTCTGGCGATTGGCGAAACCAACGTCGTTCCCGTCATTTTGCCGTCCGAAATCAACCCGAAGCTATTTGGTCGGTTGTTGCTAGAAAACTACGGCATTTGGGTGTCTCCCATTTGGTTCATTGCTAAGCCTCGTCTCCGGGTAACTGTCAACGCCCTCCATACCAAAGAGGAAATGGATCGATTGGTGGCAGGGTTAGTAGCAACTCGAAATGTGTTGTATAAACCAACAATCAGTGCTTAG
- a CDS encoding NAD-dependent epimerase/dehydratase family protein, giving the protein MKALVTGANGFTGSHLVRLLEQRGDTVVGLVRKSSNLSRLADAQVQLVYGDLSDRAALRTAMQGVDRVFHTAAYVELGLVNAAEMERVNVAGTRAVMEVAKEMSVAKIVYCSTIGVFGDTQGQVVDETFQRTQKDFSSAYDRTKYDAQVFVDQMAQQGLPVVSVMPSGIFGADDPHFIPVLRQFLKGGLKLWAGGDRVTGVVHVDDLAMAMILAAEKAPTGEHYIISAGDLTTREMFQIVGQQAGVPAPAEAPKALVRLVGNILDPIGRLFSWQPPLSRERVHYVYDRCVRVDAAKARRELNWQPRSVADTLTEIAQAVQKTL; this is encoded by the coding sequence ATGAAGGCGCTAGTCACCGGAGCAAACGGCTTTACCGGATCTCACCTGGTTCGCTTGCTAGAACAGCGAGGCGATACGGTAGTTGGGCTGGTTCGCAAATCGAGCAATCTATCGCGGTTGGCTGACGCTCAAGTGCAACTGGTTTACGGCGACCTCAGCGATCGCGCAGCCTTACGCACCGCCATGCAAGGGGTAGACAGGGTATTCCATACGGCTGCCTATGTAGAGTTAGGTTTAGTGAATGCGGCTGAAATGGAGCGAGTAAACGTGGCAGGAACTCGCGCTGTCATGGAAGTTGCTAAAGAAATGAGCGTGGCCAAAATCGTTTATTGCAGCACGATCGGCGTATTTGGCGACACCCAAGGGCAAGTGGTGGATGAAACCTTTCAGCGCACCCAAAAAGACTTTTCTTCCGCCTACGATCGCACCAAGTATGACGCGCAAGTATTTGTGGATCAGATGGCGCAGCAAGGATTACCAGTCGTGAGTGTCATGCCCTCTGGAATTTTTGGCGCGGATGATCCGCACTTTATTCCGGTATTGCGGCAGTTTCTCAAAGGTGGACTGAAACTCTGGGCAGGGGGCGATCGCGTCACCGGAGTTGTCCATGTTGATGATTTGGCGATGGCCATGATCTTGGCAGCAGAAAAAGCTCCAACTGGGGAGCACTACATTATCTCGGCAGGAGATCTAACCACGCGGGAAATGTTCCAAATTGTCGGCCAACAGGCTGGCGTTCCTGCTCCAGCAGAGGCTCCCAAAGCCCTCGTAAGACTGGTAGGAAATATTTTGGACCCCATCGGACGACTGTTCTCCTGGCAACCCCCCCTCAGTCGAGAACGGGTGCATTACGTCTACGATCGCTGTGTACGAGTTGATGCTGCTAAAGCCCGACGCGAGTTAAACTGGCAACCCCGCTCAGTCGCAGACACCTTGACTGAAATCGCTCAAGCAGTGCAGAAGACGCTTTAG
- a CDS encoding ABC transporter ATP-binding protein, whose translation MTASQIRIPEYAQVQSQVASTALGSTHVKTNAITARGVEMVFQSGAERFYALKDIDLDIQRGDIYLLMGPSGSGKTTLLSILAGILTPSRGSVHLLGQEITKMSRTQLAQFRLENIGFIFQGFNLFPALTALENVELALKVKGLRGRNNRRHQAQNLLEQVGLQDKVRLLPRELSGGQQQRVAIARALAGDPPLIMADEPTAALDSRSGHAVIELLRNLAKEGGRTVLMVTHDPRIMDVADQVVNLEDGMLNQQYAA comes from the coding sequence ATGACTGCTTCTCAAATTCGTATCCCTGAATATGCCCAGGTTCAGAGTCAGGTTGCTTCTACCGCACTAGGCTCTACCCATGTTAAAACGAATGCCATCACTGCCCGTGGGGTGGAAATGGTCTTCCAGTCTGGTGCTGAACGCTTTTACGCCCTCAAAGATATTGATCTGGATATTCAGAGAGGGGATATCTACCTGTTGATGGGTCCTTCCGGCTCTGGAAAAACCACACTGCTCTCTATCCTAGCGGGGATTTTAACACCTAGCCGTGGCAGTGTTCACCTGTTGGGACAAGAAATCACGAAAATGTCTCGTACCCAACTGGCCCAGTTCCGCTTGGAGAATATTGGTTTTATTTTTCAAGGATTTAATCTGTTTCCTGCCCTGACTGCTCTTGAGAATGTGGAATTGGCACTCAAGGTCAAAGGTCTCCGGGGACGCAATAACCGCCGCCATCAGGCTCAAAACTTACTAGAACAGGTGGGTCTGCAAGACAAGGTGAGGCTACTACCTCGTGAGCTATCGGGTGGGCAGCAACAACGAGTGGCGATCGCGCGGGCTTTGGCAGGCGATCCACCTCTGATTATGGCAGATGAACCCACTGCGGCTCTAGACTCTCGTAGCGGCCATGCGGTGATTGAGTTGCTGCGAAATCTTGCCAAAGAGGGCGGTCGTACAGTGCTGATGGTGACTCATGACCCGCGCATCATGGATGTAGCAGATCAAGTGGTGAACCTGGAAGACGGCATGCTTAATCAGCAATACGCCGCTTAG
- a CDS encoding FtsX-like permease family protein → MASIARKNLFEDIPRFLVAQAGIMFAVSLVTIQTGILRGFTRSTTLLIDQSQADLWVASKDMVQVELTLPLAVDQLRVAQQVTGVGRAEALIFRPALWRNSQDEIAPVRVVGFDPQGQLFAPQNITQGNLSALKQPFSVMVDETNADSLNLKAPNAQGAIGSLPARLIGLTRGTQSMVSSSFLFTSLENANAYVNAPVSSNLQCRSQTGSDEVQCTNTYETAPAGSGPLNASPTTPRRLNLGDPITYILIRAQPNQDLAVLKKRLETTLPNTHAYTRAEMAAKTRNYWQKRTGIGFVLGLGAAVGIIVGVVIVGQILYSSVSDHLREFGTLKAMGASDWVIYSVIVEQALWMAVLGYLPSLVLCFGVSTWTSATQGILILITPATAFGVFGITIVMCVSSALFAIQKVTRVDPAIVFKA, encoded by the coding sequence ATGGCTTCCATCGCCCGCAAAAATTTGTTTGAGGATATTCCTCGATTCCTGGTCGCGCAAGCTGGCATCATGTTTGCGGTCAGCCTAGTCACCATTCAAACTGGGATTCTCAGAGGGTTTACTCGTTCTACCACCCTCTTAATTGACCAGTCCCAGGCTGATCTTTGGGTTGCTTCCAAAGATATGGTGCAGGTTGAGCTAACGTTGCCTCTTGCCGTCGATCAGCTGAGGGTCGCGCAGCAAGTAACCGGGGTAGGGCGAGCGGAAGCCTTGATCTTTAGACCAGCTCTTTGGCGCAACTCTCAAGACGAGATTGCTCCAGTGCGAGTCGTCGGATTTGATCCCCAGGGACAGTTGTTTGCGCCGCAAAACATCACCCAAGGCAACCTCAGCGCCCTCAAACAGCCTTTTTCGGTCATGGTGGATGAAACCAATGCAGACTCTCTGAATCTGAAAGCCCCGAATGCTCAAGGCGCGATCGGATCACTTCCGGCTCGACTCATTGGCCTCACTCGTGGCACCCAGTCAATGGTGTCTAGTAGCTTCCTATTTACCTCCCTAGAAAATGCCAATGCCTATGTGAATGCTCCCGTTAGTTCTAACTTGCAATGCCGATCGCAGACTGGCTCTGATGAAGTGCAATGCACCAACACCTATGAAACCGCCCCTGCTGGCTCTGGCCCGCTCAATGCTTCTCCTACGACACCCCGACGCCTAAACCTCGGCGACCCCATCACCTATATCTTGATTCGCGCTCAACCCAACCAGGATCTAGCAGTTCTTAAAAAACGGCTGGAAACTACACTGCCAAATACCCATGCCTATACCCGAGCCGAAATGGCTGCAAAAACCCGTAACTATTGGCAAAAACGCACTGGCATTGGCTTTGTTCTTGGTCTAGGAGCCGCCGTTGGCATCATTGTTGGGGTCGTGATTGTGGGCCAAATTCTCTACTCCTCTGTCTCAGATCACTTACGAGAGTTCGGAACTCTCAAAGCGATGGGAGCGTCAGATTGGGTAATATACAGCGTGATTGTTGAACAAGCCTTATGGATGGCCGTTTTAGGCTACCTTCCTAGCTTAGTCCTGTGCTTTGGAGTGAGTACGTGGACATCGGCAACCCAAGGAATCCTGATTTTAATTACACCCGCGACAGCCTTTGGAGTTTTTGGCATCACAATTGTGATGTGCGTTAGCTCCGCACTGTTTGCCATTCAGAAAGTGACACGAGTTGACCCTGCCATCGTGTTCAAGGCATAA
- the glmS gene encoding glutamine--fructose-6-phosphate transaminase (isomerizing), whose translation MCGIVGYIGTQAASDILLAGLQKLEYRGYDSAGIATVLEGEIHCVRAKGKLHNLQEKLEGIENPAQLGIGHTRWATHGKPEEYNAHPHMDTARRLAVVQNGIIENYRELREGLIARGHTFRSDTDTEVIPHLIAELLEKLKADLSSMPTLAQHSPLLEAVRQAVNQLQGAFAIAVISADFPDELIVARQQAPLSIGFGQGEFFCASDTPALVPHTRAVLTLENGELARLTPLGVEVYSFAGDRLRKTPRTLNWNPVMVEKQGFKHFMLKEIYEQPGVVRACLEAYLDSSWGTESSTSPIKLNLSPELYSDLKQVQIVACGTSWHASLVGKYLIEQLAGIPTMVQYASEFRYAPSPLTPNTLTIGVTQSGETADTLAALEMEKQRRTGQSPRFEARLLGITNRPESSLGHMVPQVIDTHAGIEIGVAATKTFVAQLMAFYALALDLAYHQQTLSAARLEKILLGLRQLPAQIELILESQERYIEELAHDFAETQDFIFLGRGINFPIALEGALKLKEISYIHAEGYPAGEMKHGPIALLDAKVPVVAIATPGLVYEKVLSNAQEAKARDARLIGVTPLEASESAEIFDDLLPVPVVEELLSPILAVIPLQLLAYHIAARRGLDVDQPRNLAKSVTVE comes from the coding sequence ATGTGCGGAATTGTTGGCTATATCGGTACCCAAGCAGCAAGTGACATTTTGTTGGCAGGGTTACAGAAACTGGAGTATCGCGGCTACGATTCTGCGGGGATCGCAACCGTTTTGGAAGGCGAGATCCACTGCGTCCGCGCCAAGGGCAAGCTGCACAATCTCCAAGAAAAACTAGAAGGCATTGAGAACCCAGCTCAGCTTGGCATCGGTCACACTCGTTGGGCGACTCACGGCAAACCAGAAGAATATAATGCCCACCCCCACATGGACACAGCCCGCCGTTTGGCTGTGGTACAGAACGGCATTATCGAGAATTATCGAGAATTGCGAGAAGGATTAATTGCTAGAGGCCACACCTTCCGCTCTGACACTGATACGGAAGTAATCCCGCATCTGATTGCTGAACTGCTAGAAAAATTAAAGGCTGATCTTAGTTCGATGCCGACCTTGGCCCAACACTCACCTTTACTAGAAGCGGTGCGCCAAGCGGTCAACCAATTACAAGGAGCCTTTGCGATCGCGGTAATTAGCGCTGACTTCCCGGACGAACTGATTGTGGCGCGACAGCAAGCGCCGTTATCGATCGGTTTCGGTCAAGGGGAATTCTTCTGCGCTTCCGATACCCCCGCTTTAGTGCCCCATACCCGCGCCGTCTTAACCTTGGAAAATGGCGAACTGGCTCGTCTAACTCCCTTGGGTGTGGAAGTCTATAGCTTTGCGGGCGATCGCTTGCGAAAAACTCCCCGTACCCTCAACTGGAACCCAGTCATGGTGGAGAAGCAAGGTTTCAAACACTTCATGCTCAAGGAAATCTACGAGCAGCCTGGGGTAGTGCGGGCTTGCCTAGAAGCTTATTTAGACAGCAGTTGGGGGACTGAATCTTCTACCTCACCGATCAAACTCAACTTGTCACCTGAGTTGTACAGCGATTTGAAACAGGTGCAAATTGTCGCTTGTGGCACCAGTTGGCACGCCAGTTTAGTAGGCAAGTACCTCATTGAGCAGTTGGCTGGCATCCCAACGATGGTGCAGTATGCCTCCGAGTTTCGCTATGCTCCTTCGCCTCTGACCCCCAACACGCTCACCATTGGCGTAACTCAGTCCGGTGAAACCGCAGATACACTAGCCGCACTGGAGATGGAAAAGCAGCGTCGTACTGGGCAATCCCCCCGGTTTGAGGCACGCTTGCTAGGGATCACCAACCGTCCCGAAAGCTCCTTAGGTCATATGGTGCCTCAAGTGATTGATACCCACGCAGGGATCGAGATTGGAGTGGCTGCGACTAAAACTTTTGTGGCGCAGTTGATGGCGTTCTATGCCCTAGCTTTAGATTTGGCTTACCACCAACAAACGCTATCAGCCGCTCGTTTAGAAAAAATCTTGCTAGGGCTACGGCAGCTTCCAGCACAAATCGAGCTAATTCTGGAAAGCCAAGAGCGCTATATCGAAGAACTCGCTCACGACTTCGCAGAAACTCAGGACTTTATTTTCTTAGGGCGAGGGATCAACTTCCCGATCGCCCTAGAGGGAGCCTTGAAACTCAAAGAAATCAGCTACATCCATGCCGAAGGTTATCCTGCGGGGGAAATGAAGCACGGGCCGATCGCGCTACTAGATGCTAAGGTGCCTGTCGTTGCGATCGCCACACCCGGTTTGGTTTACGAAAAAGTGCTCTCCAACGCTCAAGAAGCCAAAGCCAGAGATGCCCGTCTGATTGGGGTAACTCCTTTAGAGGCCAGCGAATCTGCCGAGATCTTCGATGACTTATTGCCTGTGCCAGTTGTGGAAGAGTTACTCTCGCCCATTTTGGCCGTGATTCCGCTACAGTTGCTGGCCTATCACATCGCGGCCCGTCGTGGCTTAGACGTAGACCAGCCGAGAAACCTCGCCAAATCTGTGACGGTCGAGTAA
- the psaC gene encoding photosystem I iron-sulfur center protein PsaC: MSHSVKIYDTCIGCTQCVRACPTDVLEMVPWDGCKAGQIASSPRTEDCVGCKRCETACPTDFLSIRVYLSNAETTRSMGLAY, encoded by the coding sequence ATGTCTCATTCTGTCAAAATTTATGACACCTGCATTGGGTGTACTCAATGCGTCCGGGCTTGCCCTACAGACGTTCTAGAGATGGTTCCCTGGGACGGTTGCAAGGCAGGTCAAATTGCCTCGTCTCCTCGTACCGAGGACTGTGTCGGTTGCAAGCGGTGCGAAACTGCTTGTCCGACTGACTTCCTCAGCATTCGGGTTTACCTATCCAATGCTGAAACAACCCGGAGTATGGGTTTGGCTTACTAG
- a CDS encoding CoB--CoM heterodisulfide reductase iron-sulfur subunit B family protein, with protein MPSPSLKYAYFPGCVAQGACRELYLSTAALTTALGIELVELKKASCCGSGTFKEESALLEDSVNARNIALAEELNLPLLTHCSTCQGVIGHVDERLKKSQQTNPDYIDQINGLLKQEGCSPYKGSTEVKHLLWALVGDYGLEALQAKVTRKLAGLNCAAFYGCYLLRAQTSIPFDDPFQPESMENVFRAIGATPIYYRGRTQCCGWPLSSYATNQAFQMAGNHIQEAIAAGADCLVTPCPLCHLNLDSRQPEVEQVIGQKLGLPVLHLPQLVALALGITPEKLGLSHHIVSTRSVLEKLGV; from the coding sequence ATGCCATCTCCGTCTTTGAAGTACGCTTATTTCCCTGGCTGTGTGGCTCAAGGAGCCTGCCGGGAACTTTATCTCTCAACCGCAGCCCTAACTACAGCCTTAGGCATTGAGCTAGTCGAACTAAAAAAAGCTTCCTGTTGCGGCTCCGGTACGTTTAAGGAAGAGTCCGCTCTCTTAGAAGACAGCGTCAATGCTCGTAATATTGCCCTAGCAGAAGAATTAAATTTACCCCTACTTACTCATTGCAGCACTTGCCAAGGAGTAATCGGTCATGTGGATGAACGGTTAAAAAAATCTCAACAGACCAATCCTGACTATATTGATCAAATCAATGGCTTATTGAAGCAAGAAGGCTGCTCACCCTACAAGGGCAGTACTGAGGTGAAGCATTTGCTGTGGGCGTTGGTGGGCGACTACGGCTTAGAGGCGCTGCAAGCCAAAGTAACCCGTAAGCTGGCTGGGCTGAATTGCGCTGCATTTTATGGCTGCTACCTACTCCGCGCCCAAACCTCCATTCCGTTTGATGACCCCTTCCAACCAGAATCGATGGAGAACGTGTTTCGGGCGATTGGGGCTACACCGATTTACTATCGGGGACGCACTCAATGCTGTGGCTGGCCGCTCTCTAGTTACGCTACCAATCAGGCGTTTCAAATGGCAGGCAATCATATTCAGGAGGCGATCGCGGCTGGGGCCGATTGTTTGGTCACCCCTTGCCCCCTGTGCCACCTCAATCTGGATTCTCGCCAACCCGAAGTAGAGCAAGTCATCGGTCAAAAACTGGGCTTGCCAGTTTTACACCTACCTCAACTCGTGGCTCTAGCTTTAGGAATTACCCCAGAAAAGTTGGGATTAAGCCATCACATCGTTTCTACTCGCTCAGTTTTGGAAAAGCTCGGTGTATAG
- the acpP gene encoding acyl carrier protein — protein MNQEEIFAKVQKIVSEQLGVEASEVKPAASFANDLGADSLDTVELVMALEEEFDIEIPDEAAEEIATVQNAVDYISNKAAA, from the coding sequence ATGAATCAGGAAGAAATTTTTGCTAAAGTTCAAAAAATTGTTTCCGAGCAATTAGGGGTTGAAGCGAGTGAAGTTAAGCCAGCAGCTAGCTTTGCTAACGATCTCGGTGCTGACTCTCTCGACACTGTAGAACTCGTAATGGCTTTAGAAGAAGAATTCGACATCGAAATTCCTGATGAAGCGGCAGAAGAAATTGCCACTGTGCAAAATGCCGTTGATTACATCAGCAACAAAGCAGCAGCTTAG
- the fabF gene encoding beta-ketoacyl-ACP synthase II, translating into MTNSDRKRVVVTGLGAVTPIGNTLSEYWEGLVSGRNGIGPITLFDASRHDCRIAGEVKAFDPFQYLDRKDAKRMDRFAQFAVAASKQAIADAQFVINDLNAEQVGVIIGSGVGGIKVLEDQQEVYLTKGPDRCSPFMVPMMIANMAAGLTAIHIGAKGPNSCPVTACASGSNGIGDAFRLIQGGYAQAMICGGAEAAITPLSVAGFASARTLSTRNDDPAHASRPFDRDRNGFVMGEGAGILLLEELEHALSRGARIYAEMIGYGMTCDAYHMTSPVPGGEGAARAIQLAMKDAGITPEQVSYINAHGTSTPMNDPNETAAIKTALGEHAYKVAVSSTKSMTGHLLGGSGGIEGVATALAVAHDQLPATINLENPDPACDLDYVPNHSRSHKVDVALSNSFGFGGHNVTVAFRKYVG; encoded by the coding sequence ATGACAAATTCTGACCGTAAGCGCGTTGTTGTAACGGGTCTCGGCGCGGTTACACCCATTGGCAACACCTTGTCAGAGTATTGGGAAGGGTTGGTGAGTGGACGCAATGGAATTGGCCCAATCACTCTGTTTGATGCATCTCGGCACGACTGCCGAATTGCTGGAGAAGTTAAAGCATTTGATCCCTTCCAGTACCTAGACCGTAAGGATGCGAAGCGGATGGATCGGTTTGCTCAGTTTGCTGTGGCAGCGAGTAAACAAGCGATCGCTGATGCTCAATTTGTCATCAACGACCTGAACGCAGAACAGGTGGGTGTGATCATCGGTTCCGGGGTCGGTGGCATTAAGGTTCTGGAAGACCAGCAGGAAGTTTATCTGACCAAAGGCCCAGATCGCTGTAGCCCCTTCATGGTGCCAATGATGATTGCCAATATGGCAGCGGGTCTGACCGCAATTCATATTGGCGCAAAAGGTCCGAACTCTTGCCCGGTGACTGCCTGTGCCTCTGGTTCCAATGGGATCGGGGATGCTTTCCGTTTGATTCAAGGCGGCTATGCCCAAGCCATGATCTGCGGTGGGGCAGAGGCTGCAATTACTCCCCTCTCGGTAGCAGGTTTCGCCTCCGCTCGGACGCTATCCACTCGGAATGATGACCCCGCTCATGCCAGCCGTCCTTTTGATCGCGATCGCAACGGTTTTGTCATGGGTGAAGGGGCAGGCATTCTGTTGCTAGAGGAATTAGAGCATGCCCTCAGTCGGGGAGCACGCATCTACGCCGAGATGATTGGCTATGGCATGACCTGTGATGCCTACCACATGACTTCCCCTGTTCCCGGTGGCGAAGGTGCGGCACGAGCGATTCAACTAGCCATGAAAGATGCTGGGATTACGCCAGAGCAGGTGAGTTACATCAATGCTCATGGCACTAGCACCCCAATGAACGACCCTAATGAGACAGCAGCAATTAAGACGGCTTTGGGTGAACATGCTTACAAAGTGGCAGTTAGCTCTACCAAGTCGATGACGGGACACTTACTGGGTGGTTCGGGTGGTATTGAAGGCGTGGCTACCGCTCTGGCTGTAGCTCACGACCAACTGCCGGCAACCATTAACTTAGAAAATCCCGATCCCGCTTGTGACCTAGACTATGTGCCAAATCACAGCCGATCCCATAAAGTTGATGTAGCTTTATCCAACTCCTTTGGGTTTGGTGGTCACAACGTTACGGTAGCATTTAGAAAGTACGTTGGCTGA